The following are encoded in a window of Panicum virgatum strain AP13 chromosome 5N, P.virgatum_v5, whole genome shotgun sequence genomic DNA:
- the LOC120673413 gene encoding acidic leucine-rich nuclear phosphoprotein 32-related protein-like, producing the protein MKPEVEVEADERATEMADKKAVAAKKADEVEEVVVDGEEGEEAADGEEDGEEAVGGEEDGDEDDEAEGEEEEEEEEVQGEEEEEAGVIEISDEDDDDAGEGAGGDDDGDGDDDDDDDDSDDSEDDQEEELGTEYLVQPLGRAEDEEHSSDFEPQENGDGSEDEEIDEEDGADDGVDSVKVQSSAKRKRSGDDEEERDDDGEDDDDGRPPSKSK; encoded by the exons ATGAAGccagaggtggaggtggaggcggacgAGCGGGCGACGGAGATGGCCGACAAGAAGGCAGTGGCGGCCAAGAAGGCGgatgaggtggaggaggtggtggtggatggcgaggagggggaggaggcagCCGATGGGGAGGAAGACGGGGAGGAGGCGGTCGGTGGGGAGGAAGACGGCGACGAGGATGATGAGGcagagggcgaggaggaggaggaggaagaggaggtgcagggggaggaggaggaggaggcgggtgtCATAGAGATCTccgacgaggatgatgatgacgccggggagggggcgggcggtgacgacgacggcgacggcgacgatgacgacgacgacgacgacagtgaCGATAGTGAAGACGACCAGGAG GAGGAACTGGGAACTGAGTATCTGGTCCAGCCTCTAGGTCGGGCTGAAGATGAAGAGCACTCCAGCGACTTCGAGCCACAAGAAAATGGTGATGGCAGCGAGGATGAAGAgattgatgaagaagatggtgcTGATGATGGCGTGGATTCTGTGAAGGTGCAGTCCTCTGCAAAGAGGAAGAGGTCAGgcgatgatgaagaggaaaGAGATGATGATGGTGAAGACGACGATGATGGGAGGCCACCATCAAAATCAAAGTGA